One Panicum virgatum strain AP13 chromosome 3N, P.virgatum_v5, whole genome shotgun sequence DNA segment encodes these proteins:
- the LOC120663611 gene encoding ribonuclease H2 subunit A-like isoform X1, with the protein MADAAAATTPEWATKEPCLMGIDEAGRGPVLGPMVYGCMYCARSYNETLATLKFADSKTLKEEQREELFESLKVNSSIGWEVDVICPKDLSAKMLKRSKVNLNEISHNSAMGLVRKVLDMGVLLAEVYIDTVGDPEKYQIKLTEKFPGIKFVVAKKADSLYPVVSGASIVAKVTRDKALRNWVFDETALNMHMKTGSGYPGVYGADPDTKQWLEDHKHPVFGFPTLVRFSWGTCTPFFKDAVEVTWESDEVDEDATNTGRAKRQVKLSSLGFTGFKRKTEEIESSGKGRCKFFQARKLELVRKFQ; encoded by the exons GTCCAATGGTGTATGGATGCATGTACTGCGCGCGGTCTTACAACGAGACTCTTGCCACCCTCAAATTCGCAG ATTCAAAGACCTTGAAGGAGGAACAAAGGGAGGAACTATTTGAAAGTTTAAAGGTCAATAGCTCTATTGGGTGGGAAGTGGATGTCATATGTCCAAAGGACCTATCTGCTAAAATGTTAAAAAG GTCGAAAGTAAATCTAAATGAAATATCACATAACTCTGCCATGGGCCTTGTTAGAAAAGTTCTTGACATGGGAGTACTACTGGCAGAA GTATATATAGATACAGTGGGGGATCCTGAGAAGTATCAGATCAAGCTGACCGAAAAGTTTCCAGGCATTAAATTTGTGGTTGCCAAAAAAGCTGATAGCCTTTACCCAGTTGTTAGTGGGGCAAGTATAGTGGCAAAG GTCACTAGGGACAAGGCCTTGCGAAACTGGGTGTTTGATGAAACGGCTCTGAACATGCACATGAAAACTGGATCAGGCTATCCAGGAG TTTATGGTGCAGACCCTGATACAAAGCAATGGCTAGAAGATCACAAGCACCCAGTATTTGGCTTCCCAACCCTGGTTCGTTTTAGTTGGGGAACTTGCACACCCTTCTTCAAGGATGCAGTTGAGGTTACATG GGAGTCCGATGAAGTTGATGAAGATGCAACTAACACTGGAAGAGCCAAGCGACAAGTCAAGCTTTCTAGCCTAGGCTTTACTGGTTTCAAAAGGAAGACTGAAGAGATCGAATCGAGTGGAAAAGGCCGTTGCAAGTTCTTCCAGGCTCGCAAGCTTGAGCTGGTCAGGAAGTTCCAATGA
- the LOC120663613 gene encoding uncharacterized protein LOC120663613 — translation MAPASPRRCRVSSSAQPTSTSHAGAPPHRRRSAVLVIPGADAMDRLLLSRPPLPVAAHAAAGADGDLLELDVLWPASASASPAVGLGLLAALPEDEGKKKKRAAGGAPARSAARPVPEAAGLAASGIARSAPVRIPSEPARRGRWAQAGAGGSGEDAGEAMVPPHEIVARRAAAHSSVLEGAGRTLKGRDLRRVRNAVLRRTGFLD, via the coding sequence ATGGCGCCCGCCTCCCCTCGCCGGTGCCGTGTGTCCTCGTCCGCCCAGCCCACCTCAACCTCCCatgccggagcgccgccacatCGCCGGAGATCCGCCGTACTGGTGATCCCCGGAGCAGACGCGATGGACCGCCTCCTGCTCTCCCGCCCACCCCTCCCCGTCGCGGCCCACGCTGCTGCGGGCGCGGACGGCGACCTCCTAGAGCTCGACGTCCTTTGGCCCGCCAGCGCGTCCGCCTCGCCCGCGGTTGGActcggcctcctcgccgcgctcccGGAGGACGAGGGCAAAAAGAAGAAGCGCGCCGCGGGCGGGGCCCCCGCCCGATCCGCGGCGCGCCCCGTCCCGGAGGCCGCCGGGCTGGCCGCGTCCGGGATTGCGAGGTCGGCGCCGGTGCGGATTCCGTCGGAGCCAGCGCGGAGGGGGAGGTGGGCtcaggccggcgcgggcggctcCGGGGAGGACGCCGGGGAGGCCATGGTCCCGCCGCACGAGATCGTCGCGCGCCGCGCAGCCGCGCACAGCTCGGTGCTGGAGGGTGCCGGGAGGACGCTCAAGGGCCGCGACCTCCGCCGCGTCCGCAACGCCGTCCTGCGCCGCACCGGCTTCCTCGACTGA
- the LOC120667371 gene encoding bZIP transcription factor 16-like, giving the protein MSDDQQRGGGGGQRQCRRGITPDVELGAALALANMAGCSVGLGPAAERAQPKAKARPAVVQLHTCAAAEEAMSDDEEMASTRLSLQLGMVGIQSSSCSSAGRPSSRQPAPAHAAAPATHGPRPRHMLTEAEKEAKRLRRVLANRESARQTILRRQAIRDELARKVADLSSENETIKKEKDLVMKEYLSLKETNKQLKAQAHDLSLSLF; this is encoded by the exons ATGTCCGACGaccagcagcgcggcggcggcggcggccagcggcaaTGCCGGAGGGGCATCACGCCCGACGTCGAGCTCGGCGCGGCCCTGGCGCTGGCCAACATGGCCGGCTGTAGCGTCGGGCTCGGGCCGGCCGCCGAGCGCGCGCAGCCGAAGGCCAAGGCGCGGCCGGCTGTGGTGCAGCTGCAcacttgcgccgccgccgaggaggccatGTCCGACGACGAAGAGATGGCGAGCACCAGGCTGAGCCTGCAGCTGGGCATGGTCGGGATCCAGTCGTCCTCCTGCTCCAGCGCTGGGCGCCCATCATCGCGGCAGCCGGCAccggcgcacgccgccgcgccggctacTCACGGCCCCAGGCCACGGCACATGCTCACCGAG GCGGAGAAGGAGGCGAAGCGGCTGCGGCGGGTGCTCGCCAACCGGGAGTCGGCGAGGCAAACCATCCTTCGCCGGCAG GCGATTCGTGATGAGCTTGCACGAAAAGTTGCAGACCTCTCGTCAGAGAACGAGACCATAAAAAAG GAGAAGGACCTGGTGATGAAGGAGTATCTGTCACTGAAAGAGACGAACAAGCAGCTGAAAGCTCAGGCACACGACCTCTCGCTTTCCTTATTCTAA